In one window of Patescibacteria group bacterium DNA:
- a CDS encoding VanW family protein has product MKKSIDSLKGKTATKTTPKNNNKKPKSKSQILTKIKKQSDRKFKLSKKQLLMIGIITTAIAVFLVYCLVQRIVLADKIYPNVWLASNNVGGMILNDAEKNLENQSNQYLKTANLELRTDTKTYQLKPNDLGVKYNAGAILDKLMSIGHKQNFIVSGITRLGLIFKPKKMAADFSWDQETWKNNLNEIAKEVDIPFQNATLKFEDGQIVEVPSSAGKKVDQVKSEKDVKIAIANFKTNPIQFDQVVSLPEIEIGDTDFAKKEALSMIASGLLVIYKDQEFQLETDKIASWINFKVIPSSKVLGESTGTANANSDQNKISEESKKILQAQLDETKINDYIAQLALKIDVAAQDAGVSFANGRPTVTKPSVVGRAIDRKQLYTDLVDAIKNDDYKKVKIKIVTTLPKVREDNLLGLGLVELIAEGISSFGGSPRNRIHNIKTGAAKFNGVLISPGEEFSFNEHLGSVNASTGFLPELVIKENKTIPEYGGGLCQVSTTAFRAALLAGFTILERKEHAYRVKYYEWPYGPGVDATIYPPHPDLKFKNDTDYYVLIQTKTVGTKIIFDFYSTKAGRFAVINKPKVLWSKPDGSMGALFTRDVFQNGKLVRSDVFKTLYKSPSLYPRPVVETGAPVQQ; this is encoded by the coding sequence ATGAAAAAATCAATTGATAGCTTAAAGGGAAAAACTGCCACAAAAACTACTCCAAAAAATAACAATAAAAAACCTAAATCTAAATCGCAAATCCTGACGAAAATAAAAAAGCAATCTGATCGGAAATTCAAGCTAAGTAAAAAACAGCTCTTGATGATAGGAATTATCACGACGGCGATTGCGGTTTTTTTGGTATATTGTTTAGTGCAGAGAATTGTGTTGGCTGATAAAATTTATCCTAATGTGTGGTTGGCTTCGAATAATGTTGGCGGGATGATTCTTAATGATGCTGAAAAAAATTTAGAAAATCAGTCTAACCAATATTTAAAAACCGCTAATTTAGAATTGAGAACCGATACGAAAACTTATCAATTAAAACCAAATGATTTGGGGGTAAAATATAATGCGGGTGCCATTCTTGATAAATTAATGTCAATTGGCCATAAACAAAATTTTATCGTTTCCGGCATCACGAGATTAGGATTGATTTTTAAACCTAAAAAAATGGCCGCAGATTTTTCTTGGGACCAAGAAACTTGGAAAAACAACTTAAATGAAATTGCCAAAGAAGTTGATATTCCATTTCAAAATGCGACTTTGAAATTTGAAGATGGCCAAATTGTCGAGGTGCCATCTTCAGCGGGCAAAAAAGTAGATCAGGTTAAATCTGAAAAAGATGTTAAAATTGCGATTGCAAATTTTAAAACTAATCCAATCCAATTTGATCAAGTTGTTTCTCTGCCCGAAATTGAAATTGGCGATACTGATTTCGCTAAGAAAGAAGCCCTTAGTATGATCGCTTCGGGCTTGTTGGTTATTTACAAAGATCAAGAATTTCAATTAGAAACGGATAAAATTGCGTCTTGGATTAATTTTAAAGTTATCCCTTCATCTAAGGTTTTAGGGGAGAGTACAGGTACTGCTAATGCCAATAGCGATCAAAATAAAATTAGCGAGGAATCCAAAAAGATTCTTCAAGCGCAATTAGACGAAACAAAAATTAATGATTATATTGCCCAATTAGCTTTAAAAATTGATGTTGCCGCGCAAGACGCAGGCGTGTCTTTCGCAAATGGTCGGCCAACTGTGACCAAGCCATCCGTGGTTGGCAGGGCAATTGATCGAAAACAACTTTATACTGATTTGGTTGATGCGATTAAAAATGATGATTATAAAAAAGTTAAGATTAAAATTGTCACTACTTTGCCCAAGGTTCGAGAAGATAATTTATTGGGTTTGGGTTTGGTGGAGTTGATAGCAGAGGGCATTTCTTCGTTTGGCGGGTCGCCGCGGAATCGAATTCATAATATTAAAACTGGGGCGGCAAAATTTAACGGTGTTTTAATCTCACCCGGCGAAGAATTTTCTTTTAACGAGCATTTAGGGTCAGTTAATGCTTCAACTGGTTTTTTGCCGGAATTAGTCATCAAGGAAAATAAAACTATTCCGGAGTATGGTGGTGGTTTATGTCAAGTTTCAACGACGGCTTTTCGAGCCGCACTCTTGGCTGGTTTTACAATTTTGGAGCGCAAAGAGCATGCTTATCGGGTTAAATATTACGAGTGGCCATACGGGCCAGGCGTTGATGCGACGATTTACCCGCCCCATCCTGATTTAAAATTTAAAAACGATACTGATTATTATGTTTTAATCCAAACCAAAACCGTAGGTACGAAAATAATTTTTGATTTTTACAGCACTAAAGCTGGCCGTTTCGCGGTGATTAACAAACCAAAGGTGTTATGGTCAAAGCCGGACGGATCAATGGGAGCGCTTTTTACTCGTGATGTTTTTCAAAATGGTAAATTAGTCAGATCCGATGTTTTTAAAACTTTATATAAATCACCATCCCTATATCCTCGTCCCGTGGTTGAAACCGGTGCCCCAGTCCAACAGTAA
- a CDS encoding phosphomannomutase/phosphoglucomutase: protein MSKINPEIFKAYDIRGTYPDQVNEETAYAIGFALGQKNKKEIVVGRDMRASSEPLFQSLAQGVTKAGGSVIFLGAVTTPMLNFAVAKKNYRLGVMITASHNPGHYNGFKIIGPRAVQFSNLSGLAEIKNQVQIIQNQADFSASPNIKAQITNFDILPEYLEHLEKIIGTIKPLKIVADAGNGMAKISAEPLFEKLSLKVIKLYFEPDANFPHHDPNPVVEENLTDLKAKVLENKADLGVAFDGDADRAILIDEKGQVVPAALLLCAIATQELKNKHGQKVYYDLRFSKAVPKMIKKAGGEPVRMRIGNPFYKEKIILEGGLMGAEYSGHFMYSENFGLDDGLFSIVKIIYWLSETGKSLSEFVAPFVSPYFQTGEINLEVAEAGEIMNKLEKKYTDLGAKIDKLDGLTCDMGDWWFNLRASNTEPVVRLNIEAGSEKILNEKKTELIKEISPKENF from the coding sequence ATGTCGAAAATTAATCCGGAAATTTTTAAAGCCTATGATATTCGTGGCACTTATCCAGATCAAGTTAATGAAGAAACCGCGTATGCGATAGGTTTTGCTTTGGGGCAAAAAAACAAAAAAGAGATCGTGGTTGGCCGTGATATGCGTGCTTCGTCTGAACCATTATTTCAATCTTTAGCGCAAGGAGTGACTAAAGCCGGCGGTTCGGTGATTTTTTTAGGCGCAGTAACGACGCCGATGTTAAATTTTGCCGTAGCTAAGAAAAATTATCGATTGGGAGTGATGATTACTGCCAGCCATAATCCCGGCCATTATAACGGTTTTAAAATTATTGGGCCTAGGGCGGTTCAATTTAGCAATCTGAGCGGTTTGGCTGAAATCAAAAATCAGGTTCAGATAATTCAAAATCAAGCCGATTTTTCAGCATCACCAAACATAAAGGCACAAATTACTAATTTTGATATTTTACCTGAATATTTGGAGCATTTGGAAAAAATTATTGGCACCATCAAGCCTTTAAAAATCGTCGCCGATGCCGGCAATGGCATGGCTAAAATTTCCGCTGAGCCATTATTTGAAAAGTTAAGCTTAAAAGTTATCAAATTATATTTTGAACCTGATGCAAATTTTCCGCACCATGACCCAAATCCGGTCGTTGAAGAAAATTTAACTGATTTAAAGGCTAAGGTTTTAGAAAATAAGGCTGATTTGGGAGTTGCTTTTGACGGCGATGCGGATCGGGCGATTTTGATTGATGAAAAAGGACAAGTCGTCCCGGCAGCATTATTGCTTTGCGCAATTGCAACTCAGGAATTAAAAAATAAACACGGTCAAAAAGTGTATTATGATTTGCGTTTTTCCAAAGCGGTGCCAAAAATGATCAAAAAAGCGGGCGGTGAGCCAGTTCGGATGCGAATTGGCAACCCTTTTTATAAGGAAAAAATAATTTTAGAAGGCGGTTTGATGGGTGCGGAATATTCTGGGCATTTTATGTATTCGGAAAATTTTGGGCTTGATGATGGTTTGTTTTCTATCGTCAAAATAATATATTGGCTTTCTGAAACTGGAAAATCTTTATCAGAATTTGTCGCACCATTTGTAAGTCCATATTTTCAAACCGGGGAAATCAATTTAGAAGTGGCGGAGGCTGGCGAGATTATGAATAAACTTGAGAAAAAATATACTGATCTTGGCGCGAAAATTGATAAATTGGATGGCTTAACTTGCGATATGGGCGATTGGTGGTTTAATTTAAGGGCTTCAAACACTGAACCGGTGGTAAGATTAAATATTGAAGCTGGTTCTGAAAAAATATTAAATGAAAAAAAGACGGAGTTAATCAAAGAAATTTCCCCAAAGGAAAATTTTTAA
- the trpS gene encoding tryptophan--tRNA ligase produces MKKVFSGIQPSGTLTIGNYIGALKQFAQLQADHECIFSIVDLHAITQEYPVDIMPQRIFEAALDFLACGIDPEKSTLFVQSDRPEHTELAWLLGTITPLGELQRMTQFKEKSAKSHEIDAGLLNYPILMAADILIYKAEEVPVGEDQVQHLELTREIARQFNKKFACPANGEGETFPEPKPILSKAPRILGLDGNSKMSKSNSPETFIALSDSPKTIQDKVGAAVTDTGTEKEVSSASQNLFNLLEVFAGPETADKFRKQRQDGTIKYSELKPVLAEAIIRELEPIQKKRAELAKNPDAIKKILTEGAEKLKPQAQATLEEVKEKMGLKY; encoded by the coding sequence ATGAAAAAAGTTTTTTCTGGCATCCAACCTTCAGGCACCCTCACGATCGGAAATTACATTGGTGCCTTAAAACAATTCGCTCAACTCCAAGCAGATCATGAGTGTATTTTTTCGATTGTTGATTTGCATGCCATCACTCAAGAATATCCAGTAGATATTATGCCGCAAAGAATTTTTGAGGCGGCTTTAGATTTTTTGGCTTGTGGCATTGATCCAGAAAAATCCACCCTCTTTGTCCAGTCAGACCGGCCTGAACACACCGAATTAGCTTGGTTATTGGGCACAATTACGCCTTTGGGCGAATTACAACGGATGACCCAATTTAAAGAAAAATCTGCCAAAAGCCACGAAATTGATGCTGGACTTTTAAACTATCCGATTTTAATGGCTGCTGATATCTTAATTTATAAAGCTGAGGAAGTGCCAGTGGGCGAAGACCAGGTCCAACACTTAGAATTAACCAGAGAAATTGCGAGACAATTTAATAAAAAATTTGCTTGCCCCGCTAACGGCGAGGGTGAGACCTTTCCTGAGCCTAAACCAATTTTATCTAAGGCTCCGCGAATCTTAGGACTTGATGGCAATAGCAAAATGTCAAAATCTAATTCGCCCGAGACTTTTATTGCCCTGTCAGATTCACCCAAGACAATTCAGGACAAGGTTGGTGCTGCGGTCACAGATACAGGAACAGAAAAAGAAGTTTCATCTGCGTCGCAAAATTTATTTAATTTGTTAGAGGTTTTTGCCGGACCAGAAACAGCTGATAAATTTCGAAAACAACGCCAAGATGGCACGATCAAATATTCAGAATTGAAACCCGTCTTAGCCGAAGCAATTATTCGCGAGCTTGAACCAATACAAAAAAAGCGCGCTGAATTAGCCAAAAATCCAGACGCGATTAAGAAGATATTAACCGAAGGCGCAGAAAAATTAAAACCTCAAGCTCAAGCCACTCTCGAAGAAGTTAAAGAGAAAATGGGCCTGAAGTACTAA